A window of Aptenodytes patagonicus chromosome 1, bAptPat1.pri.cur, whole genome shotgun sequence genomic DNA:
AGTAAGAAATGGGTGACTGGAGTTTCTTGGGGAACATTTTAGAGCAGGTGAATGAGCAGTCCACTGTCATCGGGAGAGTTTGGCTCACAGTGCTCTTCATTTTCCGCATCCTGATCCTGGGAACAGCTGCCGAGCTAGTGTGGGGAGACGAACAATCAGACTTTGTGTGCAACACCCAGCAACCTGGTTGCGAGAACGTCTGCTATGATGAGGCCTTCCCCATCTCCCACATCCGGCTCTGGGTCCTGCAGATCATTTTTGTATCCACGCCTTCGCTAATGTACTTTGGGCATGCAGTGCACCATGTCCGcatggaggagaagaggagagagaaagaggaagctgAGAGGCGTCAGCAAGCTGAGGTAGATGAAGAGAAGCTGCCCCTGGCTCCAAATCAAAACAAAGGCAACAACCCTGATGGGACCAAGAAGTTTCGCCTGGAGGGTACCCTCCTGAGAACGTACATCTTCCACATCATTTTCAAAACCCTCTTTGAGGTGGGATTCATAGTAGGTCAGTATTTCCTGTACGGATTCCGAATTCTCCCCCTTTACCGCTGTGGGCGGTGGCCCTGCCCCAATCTTGTGGACTGTTTTGTCTCCAGGCCCACGGAGAAGACCATCTTTATTATGTTCATGCTGGTGGTGGCTTCCGTGTCCCTCTTCCTCAACCTGGTGGAGATCAGTCACTTGATCCTGAAAAGGATCCGGAGGGCTCTGAGAAGACCAGCAGAGGAACAGCTGGGGGAGGTCCCAGAGAAGCCCCTCCATGCCATCACAGTCTCCTCCATCCCGAAGGCCAAAGGCTACAAGCTGCTGGAAGAAGAGAAGCCGGTGTCCCACTATTTCCCTCTCACAGAAGTAGGGGTTGAGCCCAGTCCCCTTCCATCAGCCTTCAATGAGTTTGAGGAGAAGATTGGGATGGGACCATTGGAAGATCTCTCCAGGGCATTTGATGAGAGGTTACCATCATATGCACAAGCAAAGGAACGGGAAGAGGAGAAGGtaagagcagaggaggaagaggaacaagaagagGAGCAGCTGGCACCTCAGGAAGAGCTAGGggtgaagaaagcagaggaggtgGTGAGTGACGAAATAGAAGGGTCTTCAGCACCTGCTGAACTCGCCACTGATATGAGACCCCTCAGCAGGCTAAGTAAAGCCAGCAGCCGCGCCAGGTCAGACGATTTGACTGTATGAAGGTGCAGGATATGCAGagcacatgaaaaagaaaaggttgaagagaaaagaagagataGAGAAAGaatcaaaagatatttttaagcAAAGTGCTAAAATGGCCATTTGAATATTATTTCCTCTTGAGATTCTCAACTGGAAAGGTACTATCATGGTAACTGTGCCTTATTTGCCCTGTATGTCCattttaaaaggaacattttccGTGTTTCCACATGCCAGCTCACTCCTTACAGTAATACCTACACTGTATACATAACTGATGTCTTTTAAAACCTAACGTGGCAGTGAAACACAAATGTCACCACTGTGAACGTATTAACTGGAAGCTTTGTGTTCCACATTTCTCTAGGAACGTGGGGAGGATCTGTCCCTTCAGCCAGCGAGGGGGAAGACTGATCAACAACTGTAtctagtatttctttttctgtttccaccTATGGCATGCTGAGCAGATCTCCCCTTCGCTGTTGGCAGGGAATTGCAGTTATTTAATTCACAAAATGAATTCTGTGCTTAGCATCACCACGGTAAAATAGTAA
This region includes:
- the GJA8 gene encoding gap junction alpha-8 protein; the encoded protein is MGDWSFLGNILEQVNEQSTVIGRVWLTVLFIFRILILGTAAELVWGDEQSDFVCNTQQPGCENVCYDEAFPISHIRLWVLQIIFVSTPSLMYFGHAVHHVRMEEKRREKEEAERRQQAEVDEEKLPLAPNQNKGNNPDGTKKFRLEGTLLRTYIFHIIFKTLFEVGFIVGQYFLYGFRILPLYRCGRWPCPNLVDCFVSRPTEKTIFIMFMLVVASVSLFLNLVEISHLILKRIRRALRRPAEEQLGEVPEKPLHAITVSSIPKAKGYKLLEEEKPVSHYFPLTEVGVEPSPLPSAFNEFEEKIGMGPLEDLSRAFDERLPSYAQAKEREEEKVRAEEEEEQEEEQLAPQEELGVKKAEEVVSDEIEGSSAPAELATDMRPLSRLSKASSRARSDDLTV